A genome region from Alteripontixanthobacter maritimus includes the following:
- a CDS encoding LysR family transcriptional regulator, with translation MPTIRQFEYLVAVADTLHFGKAAENSNVSQPGLSQQLQQLEFRLGATLFIRSGRSVVITPIGEKVVEKARTLLQNLSDIHDVARNESKDISGHYRLGITPTLGPYLLPATRKALVEEIPNVELSITEALPDRSLDALTRHELDFVIATLPSKQDGIELVPLFEEPLHIIGSRDHAIFAVDGAATRDMKGAQIYSLDLRHPLALVTKAVCEEFGATLIAEYQGTNLDNLRKMAATGTCFALLPELYLLSENNDQSQVRILKLTDWSLSRKFYGVWRKGCPAERNIKTIAKIIRQTALKELQAGFGY, from the coding sequence ATGCCTACAATCCGTCAATTCGAGTATCTGGTTGCGGTTGCCGATACGTTGCATTTCGGCAAAGCTGCAGAGAACTCCAACGTGTCTCAGCCTGGACTGAGCCAGCAATTGCAGCAGTTGGAGTTTCGCTTGGGCGCGACCCTATTCATTAGGTCCGGTCGATCGGTTGTGATTACTCCGATTGGAGAAAAGGTGGTCGAAAAAGCGAGAACCTTGCTCCAAAATTTGTCAGACATTCACGATGTTGCGCGAAACGAATCCAAAGATATCAGCGGCCATTATCGCCTGGGAATAACACCCACTCTTGGACCTTATCTGCTACCCGCAACGCGCAAGGCTCTTGTCGAAGAGATCCCGAATGTTGAGCTTTCCATAACAGAGGCTTTACCCGATCGAAGTCTGGATGCATTGACGCGTCACGAACTGGACTTTGTCATCGCTACGTTACCCTCAAAGCAAGACGGAATCGAGTTGGTCCCTCTGTTCGAGGAACCGCTTCATATTATCGGTTCAAGAGATCACGCGATCTTTGCGGTGGACGGCGCTGCGACAAGGGATATGAAAGGCGCCCAGATCTACTCTCTCGATCTTCGCCACCCACTAGCTCTAGTGACTAAGGCTGTGTGTGAAGAATTCGGGGCGACCCTGATTGCGGAATATCAAGGAACCAACTTGGATAATCTTCGAAAGATGGCGGCCACAGGCACTTGTTTCGCTTTGTTGCCGGAGCTCTATTTGCTATCGGAAAACAACGATCAGTCGCAGGTACGTATACTTAAACTGACAGACTGGAGTTTATCGCGAAAATTTTACGGAGTTTGGCGTAAAGGCTGTCCTGCAGAAAGGAATATCAAGACAATTGCCAAAATTATCCGTCAGACTGCTCTTAAGGAATTGCAGGCGGGCTTTGGATATTAG
- a CDS encoding site-specific DNA-methyltransferase produces MSFPFTMGRHYHMRRVDNGKRSVQLYGNDQIGKDDSMSGQAILEQNVGSLKPYARNARTHSIKQVKQIAASIERFGFTNPVLVSDAGEIIAGHGRVEAARLLGMKQVPTLALSHLSEAERRAYILADNRLALSAGWDKEVLAIELQALIDLEFDVEITGFSLAEVDLVLDEAADANPDGTDAPEDAIPDPSPLPISRMGDMWQLGRHRLLCGDSRSLDEMAKLMNGEKADLVFTDPPYNVAIDGNVCGLGSVKHREFAFASGEMNRSQFVAFLTDTLGNMSRVMRDGAIAFVCMDWRHMGELLEAGEACFAELKNLVVWNKTNGGMGAFYRSKHELVFVFKNGSAAHTNSFGLGQTGRYRTNVWDYAGISSIGANRSEELAMHPTVKPVALIADAIRDCSRRGEITLDGFGGSGSTLIAAEKTGRSARLIEYDPAYCDTIVRRWEVYTGKKAILAETGESFETLTEHRGVRCIVGIAA; encoded by the coding sequence ATGAGTTTTCCGTTCACCATGGGGAGACACTATCATATGCGCCGGGTTGACAATGGCAAGCGTTCAGTTCAGTTGTACGGTAACGATCAAATCGGAAAGGATGATTCGATGTCGGGACAGGCAATACTCGAGCAGAACGTTGGCAGTCTGAAGCCGTATGCGCGCAACGCGCGAACCCACTCCATAAAGCAGGTGAAGCAGATAGCGGCATCGATCGAGCGGTTCGGCTTCACCAACCCAGTGCTGGTATCAGATGCAGGCGAAATCATTGCCGGACACGGCCGGGTTGAAGCAGCTAGGCTGCTGGGAATGAAACAAGTGCCGACGTTAGCTTTGTCGCACCTGTCGGAGGCAGAGCGCCGCGCTTACATTCTTGCCGACAATAGGCTGGCGCTGAGTGCAGGTTGGGACAAGGAAGTCCTTGCGATTGAACTGCAGGCGCTGATCGATCTGGAGTTCGATGTCGAAATTACCGGGTTCAGTCTTGCAGAGGTCGACTTGGTGTTGGACGAGGCCGCGGATGCTAATCCTGACGGTACTGACGCCCCGGAAGACGCCATACCAGATCCTTCCCCCCTCCCCATCTCACGCATGGGCGATATGTGGCAGCTGGGCCGGCACCGTTTGCTGTGCGGCGACAGCCGAAGTCTCGATGAAATGGCGAAGCTTATGAACGGCGAGAAAGCAGATCTCGTTTTCACTGATCCGCCTTACAATGTTGCCATAGATGGTAACGTCTGCGGTCTTGGCTCGGTAAAACACCGCGAGTTTGCTTTCGCTTCTGGCGAGATGAACCGGTCGCAGTTTGTGGCATTCCTGACAGATACGCTTGGCAACATGTCTCGCGTTATGCGTGATGGCGCCATTGCGTTTGTCTGCATGGACTGGCGCCATATGGGCGAACTGCTCGAAGCCGGCGAGGCTTGCTTCGCCGAGCTTAAGAATCTGGTTGTTTGGAACAAGACCAATGGCGGGATGGGCGCTTTCTATCGCTCGAAGCATGAACTCGTGTTCGTGTTCAAGAACGGGAGTGCAGCACACACCAACAGCTTTGGCTTGGGCCAGACTGGCCGCTACCGCACCAATGTATGGGATTATGCCGGCATCAGCTCGATCGGCGCCAACCGTTCCGAAGAACTGGCGATGCATCCAACGGTCAAGCCGGTCGCGCTGATTGCCGATGCGATCCGGGACTGCTCGCGTCGGGGAGAAATTACACTGGACGGGTTCGGCGGTTCGGGTTCCACGCTAATAGCGGCAGAAAAGACCGGGCGAAGCGCTCGGCTCATCGAATACGATCCCGCCTATTGCGATACGATTGTTCGGCGCTGGGAAGTTTACACTGGAAAGAAGGCTATTCTGGCTGAAACCGGTGAAAGCTTTGAGACCCTAACTGAGCATCGGGGCGTGCGCTGCATTGTGGGCATAGCAGCATGA
- a CDS encoding ImmA/IrrE family metallo-endopeptidase — protein sequence MIGRLDLDGLGSPAVIAAKIHELITDMPAEVPLEQLCALLGIISIEDINADGFEAALIMDELKASGAILLASGRSQQRRRFSIAHELGHFLIPTHRPKPDRPFSCSLEDLHRVSAKDRDRRRRIEAEANRFAAHLLMPPKLIRARMGQEEACLETIVSMARDLNVSKEAMARAWVDASREPVAVVIAKGGLILRQYRSEDFPWLRTNKSDQLPQGSFAADYIAPPGEYSNTEEIDADIWLGERDAARVLLLTEQVVAQQQKYVMILLLAELDEDE from the coding sequence ATGATCGGTCGCCTTGATCTCGATGGACTGGGCTCACCAGCGGTGATCGCGGCAAAGATCCACGAACTGATTACCGACATGCCGGCAGAGGTGCCCCTCGAACAACTTTGCGCTCTGCTCGGCATTATTTCAATTGAGGACATTAATGCTGATGGATTTGAAGCTGCTCTCATTATGGATGAGCTTAAAGCGTCGGGAGCCATCCTACTGGCATCCGGACGCTCGCAACAACGGCGACGGTTCTCTATTGCTCACGAACTGGGTCATTTTTTGATCCCGACCCACCGACCGAAACCGGATCGGCCATTTTCGTGTTCGCTCGAAGATCTGCATCGCGTCAGCGCGAAAGATCGTGATCGCCGCCGCCGCATCGAGGCTGAAGCCAACCGGTTTGCTGCGCATCTGTTGATGCCGCCAAAGTTAATTCGTGCACGAATGGGGCAAGAGGAAGCTTGCCTCGAAACTATTGTGTCAATGGCTCGGGATTTGAACGTCAGCAAAGAAGCCATGGCGCGCGCATGGGTCGATGCCAGCCGTGAACCGGTCGCTGTTGTCATCGCAAAGGGCGGTTTGATCCTGCGGCAATATCGTAGCGAAGACTTTCCGTGGCTGCGGACCAACAAGAGTGATCAACTTCCGCAGGGGTCATTTGCAGCTGACTATATTGCCCCGCCGGGCGAGTATTCAAATACTGAGGAAATCGACGCTGACATCTGGCTTGGCGAACGCGATGCTGCGCGCGTGTTGCTCCTTACCGAACAGGTTGTAGCACAGCAGCAGAAGTATGTCATGATCCTCCTGTTGGCCGAGCTGGACGAAGACGAATAG
- a CDS encoding RHS repeat-associated core domain-containing protein: MNVDRPYSVNGLNQLTQSGAVPLGYDARGNLTSSGSDGFTYSSENFLTGKAGAVAMSYDPVGRLYQTSGLAAGGTITRFAYDGVDIIGEYNAANQLQWRYVHGPGVDNPIVWYEGAGTTDRRYLHADERGSIVAISNASGGAIGINAYDKYGIPDADNIGRFQYTGQTFIPEAGLYYYKARFYSPTLGRFMQTDPIGYSDGINMYAYVGNDPVNFVDPTGTKKVKCSNGDEIFVPDHYTPKQVKKECGRSSSGGIVAGGMRAGGGGGGGGLFFAGGGGSSGPPDIPIVVSPQNGLLDDLKNAYCSLPSFGGGVSAGGYAGLGGGVTGEAAFDPSSGRISLSAGLNVGVGVGFSVAGTGNTGRGVSSAPVFGSVGVNSNVAAGPVRAGVVVTLIDSSGFNFRNNGVNGGLRAGGGLTANANLTARGGTAFQILPSCK; this comes from the coding sequence GTGAATGTCGATCGTCCCTACAGCGTGAACGGCCTGAACCAGCTAACGCAATCGGGTGCGGTGCCGCTGGGCTATGATGCGCGCGGCAACCTCACCTCGTCGGGTAGCGACGGGTTTACCTATTCGAGCGAGAACTTCCTGACCGGCAAGGCGGGCGCGGTGGCGATGTCCTACGATCCTGTGGGCCGGCTGTATCAGACGAGCGGGCTTGCCGCAGGCGGAACGATCACCCGCTTCGCCTATGACGGGGTGGATATCATCGGCGAGTACAACGCTGCGAACCAACTGCAGTGGCGCTACGTTCACGGCCCTGGTGTAGACAACCCGATTGTGTGGTATGAGGGCGCCGGCACGACCGACCGCCGCTACCTCCATGCGGACGAACGCGGCAGCATTGTGGCGATATCGAACGCTTCCGGTGGAGCGATAGGGATCAACGCCTATGACAAGTATGGCATACCCGATGCGGACAATATCGGCCGGTTCCAGTATACCGGCCAGACGTTCATCCCAGAGGCTGGTCTGTATTACTACAAGGCCCGGTTCTACTCCCCCACCCTCGGAAGGTTCATGCAGACCGATCCCATCGGTTATAGCGACGGCATAAACATGTATGCCTATGTCGGGAATGATCCGGTGAACTTCGTCGATCCGACTGGAACAAAAAAAGTGAAGTGTTCCAATGGCGACGAAATCTTCGTTCCCGATCACTACACGCCGAAGCAAGTTAAAAAAGAATGTGGTCGTTCATCGAGCGGTGGAATCGTAGCGGGCGGAATGAGGGCTGGTGGCGGCGGAGGTGGTGGTGGGCTATTTTTTGCGGGTGGCGGCGGATCTTCGGGGCCACCCGATATCCCAATCGTCGTTTCGCCGCAAAATGGACTGCTGGATGATCTGAAAAATGCCTATTGCTCCCTGCCTTCATTTGGCGGCGGTGTCTCCGCTGGGGGCTATGCTGGCCTAGGGGGCGGCGTCACTGGAGAGGCAGCTTTTGATCCGTCGAGTGGCCGGATTTCGCTTTCAGCTGGATTGAACGTCGGTGTCGGTGTCGGATTCTCTGTCGCAGGAACGGGCAATACTGGGCGAGGAGTCTCAAGTGCACCTGTGTTTGGAAGTGTTGGCGTAAATTCAAATGTTGCTGCTGGACCGGTTCGCGCTGGTGTTGTAGTAACACTGATCGACAGTTCTGGATTCAATTTTCGCAATAACGGCGTAAATGGCGGGTTACGTGCTGGGGGCGGCCTCACTGCAAATGCCAACTTGACCGCGCGCGGCGGCACTGCATTTCAAATCCTTCCGAGCTGCAAATGA
- a CDS encoding DUF5681 domain-containing protein has product MTRVTSEEYAVGHGKPPPEHRFQKGRSGNPKGRPKGSKNRVPQSHTLEFGTQPANQMLMEEVYRPVTLREGDTTIQLPAIQAVFRSMSVKAVKGDRFAQRLIAELVQGIESADRETRTEHMKTMMEYKADAERAIERAPAAGEPEPAIIPHPDDIYLDMVTPKAYILGPQTKDDKREWDRMLARRNNAQGEVSEFANAYRRARKPDKKVWLQEQWHFEQKMYDMLNDGLPPRYRTVLKDRSFADGASQAGMQRKNDWPNER; this is encoded by the coding sequence ATGACGCGTGTGACATCCGAGGAATACGCGGTAGGCCATGGCAAGCCTCCACCCGAACACAGATTTCAGAAAGGTCGATCAGGCAACCCAAAGGGTCGTCCCAAGGGCTCCAAAAACCGGGTACCCCAGTCGCACACTTTGGAGTTCGGCACACAGCCTGCCAACCAGATGTTGATGGAAGAAGTGTACCGGCCGGTTACATTGCGTGAGGGTGACACCACGATACAGCTTCCAGCTATTCAGGCAGTGTTCCGGTCCATGAGCGTCAAGGCGGTCAAAGGCGACCGGTTCGCTCAACGCCTTATCGCCGAGCTTGTTCAGGGTATTGAGAGTGCCGATCGCGAAACGCGCACCGAACACATGAAGACTATGATGGAGTATAAGGCGGACGCTGAACGAGCCATCGAACGCGCGCCTGCTGCGGGCGAGCCAGAGCCAGCCATCATCCCGCACCCCGATGACATTTACCTCGATATGGTCACTCCCAAAGCGTATATTCTCGGCCCTCAAACAAAGGACGACAAGCGAGAGTGGGATCGTATGTTGGCTAGGCGAAATAACGCGCAGGGTGAAGTGTCGGAATTTGCCAACGCCTACCGCCGGGCCCGGAAACCCGACAAGAAAGTTTGGCTGCAGGAGCAATGGCATTTCGAACAGAAAATGTACGATATGCTCAACGATGGACTTCCTCCGCGCTATCGAACCGTTCTTAAAGACAGATCATTTGCCGATGGCGCTTCCCAAGCGGGAATGCAGAGAAAAAATGATTGGCCGAATGAACGATAA
- a CDS encoding helix-turn-helix domain-containing protein: MSFAQRLADLRLSNRLSLQQVADRVGISKAHVWNLEKGQADNPSMELVVKFADLFRVRVADLVGENPNAADQEPEMVAMFRDLKKLDTRDRETIRVLMNQLKDADAKNRP; this comes from the coding sequence ATGAGCTTCGCGCAGCGTCTTGCCGATCTACGCCTGTCCAACCGCCTCTCCTTGCAACAGGTCGCCGACCGTGTTGGCATCTCAAAGGCGCATGTTTGGAATCTGGAAAAGGGTCAGGCTGACAACCCCTCGATGGAGCTTGTTGTGAAGTTTGCCGACCTGTTCCGGGTACGTGTGGCTGATCTGGTTGGCGAAAATCCCAATGCTGCAGACCAGGAACCGGAGATGGTCGCCATGTTCCGCGACCTGAAAAAACTCGATACGCGCGATCGGGAAACTATCCGCGTGTTGATGAACCAACTTAAGGACGCCGACGCAAAGAACCGGCCGTGA
- a CDS encoding RHS repeat domain-containing protein, with amino-acid sequence MTEEHGVDLVTGKYHLDIVEGQIGPQDGGVALVRYYGQSGLRDNWSGTIKITASGGQQTATISLGKIAEKFTTQNGAWVSVKANGGSLSNDAEGWTYTASDGTRIVYRTPESLVFGPTDPSAEYGGPGCSNGDICGLPVEVKRPSGIIYTLTWEVPLTCSSGGSPALPGMPGRGVYDPSSPSGSEDPFGGGDSGSYQCVAPFRMTSVISNASYGMIIEFESDQSSFNGGFPPPTWFNRKSVTFVDTSEENCASFGCAPVGAHWPKVTYARPASNVLEINNSVSGNWRITENASSTSVRKPGRTTDTLVITRDALNRVVSISDDGETKSYSWDTSGGNTVVDMTDPDGSDGQVISNPTTGRPVSEKDASGNITTNVYDTQLRLMRTTFPEGNYVQFTRDPRGNVTSTTRVGKPGSGVANIASSANYDASCLNALKCNKPNYIIDERGNRTDFTYDASNGLVTRIQRPAPAPGQPRPTTDIAYTSLYAKRKDSNGNLVNQGLPQWKTALIRTCTTAASCAGSANEQRVAVAYNTPNLLPSSVTTSSGNNAISSTTTFAYDVRDNLKSEDGPLPGPDDTTYYFYDGLDRRRGIIGPDPDGAGAIRRGAARYTYDAGNNLLKGEFGTATGITEAALNAMTVRQVIENVYDSKGNLTVQKLLAGGVVYQLTQNSYDTQNRLTCSAIRMNSATWGSLPASACTMTTQGTNGPDRITRRYYDGDDRIVRVESGVGSPAVSNEYVATFRPNGPTETLTDGESNRTTYIYDGHDRLLQTRYPHKTTKNYSNPSDYEQLTYDAASNVTARRVRDGQSIAYSYDALNRLISKNLPSTEPDASYSYDLVGRLTSAVQNGQTLSFAHDALGRNTSQAGPFGTVSYQYDTAGRRTRMTWPDGFFVTYDYHVDGSVKAIRENGGLALATYAYDLHGQPTTVTSGNGTTQNLTFDPLGQLTSLATNLAGTAADNTRSLAYNPAGQIAQVTQSNDAYAFGGLVNVDRPYSVNGLNQLTQSGPVPLGYDARGNLTSSGSDGFTYSSENFLTGKTGAVTMSYDPVGRLYQTSGLAAGGAINRFAYDGVDMIGEYNAANQLQRRYVHGPGVDNPIVWYEGAGTADRRYLHADERGSIIAASNGMGGLIGANAYDEYGIPDADNIGRFQYTGQTFIPEAGLYYYKARFYSPTLGRFMQTDPIGYGDGMNMYAYVGNDPVNFVDPTGLETTCTPGVRTKWVWDKNKDGVGQPNEPFAFYTQGIGKCEDDGQLGMITVTGRRISDEGGGAKNIFRCPKPPIDRPVGSIGTLAGAGIVAGKSGLGFALDIFESAANDFSAKRYPNLPTASNVRDASRHFHLAFSMSRMSGPASATQILNAIEVIGGNPKPDQQMDTFNNFVGVSMAQDPLLSGTSVSVAFDVALAAGCLQIKTE; translated from the coding sequence ATGACCGAAGAACATGGCGTCGATCTTGTAACGGGTAAATACCATCTAGATATCGTCGAAGGTCAGATCGGCCCGCAAGACGGCGGTGTCGCCCTGGTTCGGTATTATGGCCAAAGCGGTTTGCGGGACAATTGGTCTGGAACGATCAAGATTACCGCCAGCGGTGGTCAGCAAACCGCAACCATCAGCCTTGGCAAGATTGCCGAGAAGTTCACAACGCAAAATGGCGCATGGGTTTCGGTCAAAGCTAATGGCGGATCCCTTTCGAACGATGCCGAAGGTTGGACTTACACGGCATCTGACGGCACGCGCATTGTTTATAGGACGCCGGAAAGTTTGGTGTTCGGTCCGACAGACCCTAGCGCCGAATATGGAGGGCCGGGCTGTTCCAATGGCGACATTTGCGGGCTGCCTGTTGAGGTAAAGCGCCCATCGGGTATTATCTATACCTTGACATGGGAGGTGCCGCTGACTTGTTCGTCGGGTGGTAGTCCGGCGTTACCTGGAATGCCCGGTCGCGGTGTTTACGATCCAAGCTCTCCGAGTGGATCTGAAGATCCGTTCGGTGGGGGCGATAGCGGAAGCTACCAATGCGTCGCCCCATTCCGAATGACCTCTGTGATTAGCAACGCAAGCTATGGCATGATTATTGAGTTCGAATCGGACCAATCCTCCTTCAACGGAGGATTTCCCCCGCCAACCTGGTTCAATCGAAAGTCGGTGACGTTCGTCGATACGTCGGAGGAAAATTGTGCCTCGTTCGGCTGCGCTCCGGTTGGCGCACATTGGCCAAAGGTGACTTACGCTCGTCCAGCATCGAACGTTCTGGAAATCAACAACAGCGTTTCGGGTAATTGGCGTATCACGGAAAATGCAAGCAGCACCTCTGTGCGCAAGCCCGGTCGGACCACCGACACTCTCGTCATCACGCGCGACGCATTGAACCGTGTCGTGTCGATCAGCGATGATGGCGAGACGAAATCATACAGTTGGGACACGAGCGGCGGTAATACAGTTGTCGATATGACCGACCCGGATGGTTCGGACGGACAGGTCATATCCAACCCGACAACTGGTCGGCCGGTAAGCGAGAAAGATGCGAGCGGCAATATAACGACCAATGTCTACGATACCCAGCTACGGCTGATGCGGACCACCTTTCCAGAGGGTAACTACGTCCAGTTCACTCGCGATCCGCGCGGCAACGTCACCAGCACAACGCGAGTGGGCAAACCGGGCTCTGGTGTGGCGAATATTGCCTCCAGCGCCAATTACGACGCCTCTTGCCTCAACGCACTTAAGTGTAACAAGCCCAACTACATTATCGATGAGCGCGGTAACCGGACCGATTTTACCTACGATGCTTCGAACGGGCTTGTGACACGTATTCAACGTCCTGCGCCGGCACCAGGGCAACCACGCCCCACGACCGATATTGCGTACACGTCGCTGTATGCGAAAAGAAAAGATTCGAACGGCAACCTCGTTAATCAGGGTCTCCCGCAATGGAAAACGGCCCTCATCCGCACCTGCACCACCGCAGCAAGCTGCGCGGGTAGCGCGAATGAGCAGCGCGTGGCGGTCGCTTACAACACACCCAACTTGCTGCCGAGTAGTGTCACCACATCGTCCGGCAATAACGCGATTAGCTCGACGACGACATTTGCCTACGACGTGCGCGATAATCTCAAGAGCGAGGACGGCCCGCTGCCGGGTCCGGACGACACCACTTACTATTTCTACGACGGTCTCGATCGCCGCCGGGGTATTATCGGACCTGACCCGGACGGTGCCGGCGCTATCAGGCGCGGTGCGGCGCGCTACACCTACGACGCGGGCAACAACCTGCTGAAGGGCGAGTTCGGCACGGCGACCGGAATTACCGAAGCCGCTCTGAACGCCATGACCGTGCGGCAGGTGATCGAGAATGTCTACGATTCCAAGGGTAATTTAACGGTCCAGAAATTGCTGGCCGGTGGAGTGGTCTACCAACTGACCCAGAACAGCTACGATACGCAGAACCGCCTGACCTGCTCGGCCATCCGGATGAATTCAGCCACCTGGGGTTCGCTCCCCGCATCCGCCTGTACCATGACCACGCAGGGGACGAACGGACCCGATCGCATCACCCGGCGGTACTACGATGGTGACGACCGAATCGTGCGCGTGGAAAGTGGGGTCGGCAGCCCCGCCGTGTCGAACGAATATGTGGCCACTTTCCGCCCCAACGGACCGACCGAAACGCTGACCGACGGGGAAAGTAACCGTACGACCTATATCTATGACGGGCACGACCGGCTGCTGCAGACCCGCTATCCGCACAAGACGACGAAGAACTACTCGAACCCGTCGGATTACGAACAGCTGACTTACGATGCTGCCAGCAATGTCACCGCGCGCCGGGTGCGGGATGGGCAGTCGATCGCGTATAGTTACGACGCACTCAATCGCTTGATATCGAAAAACCTGCCTAGCACAGAACCGGACGCATCCTATAGTTACGATCTCGTCGGGCGCCTTACGAGCGCCGTGCAGAACGGTCAGACTTTGAGCTTCGCGCATGACGCGCTTGGCAGGAACACCAGCCAGGCCGGACCTTTCGGCACGGTCAGTTACCAGTATGACACGGCCGGTCGCCGCACGCGGATGACGTGGCCGGACGGGTTCTTCGTCACCTATGACTACCATGTCGATGGATCGGTGAAGGCGATCCGCGAAAACGGCGGGCTGGCACTGGCGACCTACGCCTATGACCTTCATGGGCAGCCCACCACAGTAACGAGCGGTAATGGCACCACGCAAAACCTGACGTTCGATCCGCTGGGCCAGCTGACCTCGCTCGCCACGAACCTTGCTGGCACCGCGGCAGACAACACGCGCAGCCTTGCCTACAATCCTGCCGGACAGATCGCTCAGGTTACGCAGTCCAACGATGCTTACGCGTTCGGCGGTCTGGTGAACGTCGATCGTCCTTACAGCGTGAACGGGCTAAACCAGCTGACGCAATCGGGGCCGGTGCCGCTGGGCTACGACGCGCGCGGCAACCTGACCTCATCGGGCAGCGACGGGTTCACCTATTCGAGCGAGAACTTCCTGACCGGCAAGACTGGCGCGGTAACGATGTCCTACGATCCCGTGGGACGGCTGTATCAGACGAGCGGGCTTGCCGCAGGCGGGGCGATCAACCGCTTCGCCTATGACGGGGTGGATATGATCGGCGAGTACAACGCTGCGAACCAGCTGCAGCGGCGCTACGTTCACGGTCCAGGTGTAGACAACCCGATTGTGTGGTATGAGGGCGCTGGCACGGCCGACCGCCGCTACCTCCATGCAGACGAGCGCGGCAGTATCATCGCTGCGTCGAACGGTATGGGCGGACTGATAGGAGCGAACGCCTATGATGAGTATGGCATACCCGACGCGGACAATATCGGCCGGTTCCAGTATACCGGCCAGACATTTATCCCCGAGGCGGGCCTGTATTACTACAAGGCCCGGTTCTACTCCCCCACGCTGGGCCGGTTCATGCAGACCGACCCCATCGGCTATGGCGATGGCATGAACATGTATGCCTATGTCGGGAATGATCCGGTGAACTTTGTCGATCCGACTGGGCTAGAAACGACTTGTACTCCTGGGGTGAGAACCAAATGGGTTTGGGATAAAAACAAAGATGGAGTTGGCCAACCTAACGAACCTTTCGCTTTCTACACTCAAGGCATTGGAAAATGTGAAGATGACGGTCAGTTGGGTATGATAACGGTTACCGGGCGACGTATCTCCGATGAGGGCGGTGGTGCCAAGAACATATTCCGCTGTCCAAAGCCGCCTATAGATCGTCCAGTAGGGTCTATAGGTACGTTAGCCGGAGCAGGCATCGTCGCTGGAAAGTCGGGCCTTGGATTTGCTTTAGACATATTCGAATCTGCAGCTAATGATTTTTCAGCAAAGCGATATCCAAATTTACCGACCGCGAGCAATGTTCGTGATGCTAGTAGGCACTTCCATCTCGCCTTTTCGATGAGCCGTATGAGTGGTCCAGCAAGCGCAACCCAAATTCTAAATGCAATTGAGGTCATAGGAGGTAATCCCAAACCCGATCAGCAAATGGACACATTTAATAATTTCGTCGGTGTTTCTATGGCACAGGATCCCTTACTCAGTGGGACGTCCGTATCCGTAGCTTTCGATGTCGCGTTGGCAGCAGGATGCCTACAGATTAAAACTGAATAA